Proteins encoded together in one Vigna angularis cultivar LongXiaoDou No.4 chromosome 5, ASM1680809v1, whole genome shotgun sequence window:
- the LOC108339035 gene encoding uncharacterized protein LOC108339035: MCSSKTKVTVGIEATATYPLARINGRPVLQPTCNRVPNLVRRNSIKKVSPKSPSPPSPPLPTKTSLTPPVSPKSKSPRPPAIKRGSDSNGLNSSSEKIVTPRHTIKTPTLERKKSKSFKEGSCATSASSASIEASLSYSSTLITESPGSIAAVRREQMALQHAQRKMKIAHYGRSKSAKFERVVPLDPSTNLTSKTTEEEKRCSFITANSDPIYIAYHDEEWGVPVHDDKMLFELLVLSGAQVGSDWTSILKKRQDFRTAFSEFDAATLANMTDKQMVSISLEYGIDISRVRGVVDNANRILEINKEFGSFDKYIWGFVNHKPISTQYKFGHKIPVKTSKSESISKDMIRRGFRFVGPTVLHSFMQVAGLTNDHLITCHRHLQCTTESSL, translated from the exons ATGTGCAGCTCCAAGACCAAAGTGACTGTAGGCATAGAAGCCACAGCCACATACCCTTTGGCCAGAATCAATGGTAGGCCAGTTCTTCAACCTACTTGTAACAGAGTTCCTAATCTTGTGAGGAGAAATTCAATCAAGAAAGTGTCACCAAAATCACCTTCTCCACCTTCACCACCACTTCCAACCAAGACCTCACTCACACCTCCTGTTTCTCCAAAGTCTAAGTCCCCTAGGCCTCCAGCTATAAAGAGAGGCAGTGATAGTAATGGACTGAACTCAAGTTCTGAGAAGATTGTTACCCCAAGACACACCATCAAAACTCCAACTCTTGAGAGGAAAAAGTCTAAGAGTTTTAAGGAAGGATCCTGTGCCACTTCAGCTTCTTCTGCCTCCATAGAGGCATCGTTGAGCTACTCTTCCACTCTGATCACTGAATCCCCAGGAAGCATAGCTGCAGTGAGGAGGGAACAGATGGCACTGCAGCATGCACAGAGAAAAATGAAGATTGCCCATTATGGAAGATCAAAGTCtgcaaagtttgaaagagtTGTTCCTCTTGATCCTTCAACCAATCTTACTTCAAAGACAACTGAGGAGGAGAAGAGATGCAGCTTTATCACAGCTAATTCAG ATCCCATCTATATTGCTTATCATGATGAAGAATGGGGAGTTCCGGTTCATGATGACAA GATGTTGTTTGAACTTCTAGTTTTAAGTGGTGCTCAGGTTGGATCAGATTGGACCTCAATCTTGAAGAAACGCCAAGATTTCAG GACTGCATTTTCAGAATTTGATGCAGCAACCTTGGCCAACATGACTGATAAGCAAATGGTATCTATTAGTTTGGAATATGGCATTGATATCAGCAGAGTTCGAGGTGTTGTTGACAATGCTAACAGAATTTTAGAG ATTAACAAGGAGTTTGGTTCATTTGACAAGTACATTTGGGGTTTTGTGAATCACAAGCCCATCTCCACACAATACAAGTTTGGCCACAAGATTCCAGTGAAGACATCAAAATCAGAGAGCATAAGCAAAGACATGATCAGGAGAGGCTTTAGGTTTGTAGGTCCAACAGTGCTTCACTCATTTATGCAAGTAGCTGGACTCACCAATGATCACTTAATCACTTGCCATAGACACTTGCAATGCACCACAGAGTCCTCCCTATAG